A genomic stretch from Mycobacterium cookii includes:
- a CDS encoding NAD-binding protein — translation MGEVFQFHREIIVCGDDALANTIIDELRGAGARIIRINSAADLLGAGVHRSRAVVCAGPNDAVNLEIALLARRYSPNVRVVARIADSVLRGAVDAVSGPGAILNVADLASPSIVEAVLSRNAHQFETAGMEFVVWGSEARKAGTLREIYGDLAPVAVVHGKNAPVPGDIVPCPGRDQKVFPGDWTSMIGVKDELEARGINVPPSTATRSSQSRVRHAIDAVRAMREDANPLLFPSLIFTLVLMFGATAMVRFSYVNPRMSWLDALYFTSETITSVGFGDFSFAAQSSVLRIFAIGLMFGGVMITAILVAIVADLLLSRRFVHTAGLRRARRMRDHIVVVGMGSTGIRVVRELTANGYDVVVIEQDENNRFLSTLADLDVPVIFGDSTMHQTLQSARVDHCRGIAVMTQDDMENIRTGIVLLEILGPDTKQPIVMRVQGRALSAAVSQQFGFENVRSIVDLAAPWFIGAAMGLKVLGTFWVGQRSFMVGAMLVAEGSELDGLKMVDMSTQTRVIAITRPEGAVSLRPRRNSQLRAGDTVYLIGPYRELIATLRKGQPPPITAINGDSALALAAARGTQRPEARRPRWAPDPVE, via the coding sequence ATGGGCGAAGTCTTCCAATTCCACCGCGAGATCATCGTCTGCGGTGACGACGCGCTGGCGAACACGATCATCGACGAGTTGCGCGGCGCCGGCGCGCGGATCATCCGGATCAACTCCGCCGCCGATCTGCTCGGAGCCGGAGTGCATCGGTCGCGGGCGGTCGTCTGCGCCGGACCCAACGATGCGGTGAACCTCGAGATCGCGCTGCTGGCACGGAGATACAGCCCGAACGTCCGCGTGGTCGCGCGTATCGCCGACAGCGTGCTGCGCGGTGCGGTGGACGCGGTCAGCGGGCCCGGTGCCATCTTGAACGTCGCCGACCTTGCGTCGCCATCGATCGTCGAGGCGGTCTTGTCGCGCAATGCGCATCAGTTCGAGACGGCGGGTATGGAATTCGTCGTCTGGGGATCCGAGGCTCGCAAAGCCGGCACACTGCGCGAGATCTACGGTGATCTGGCCCCCGTTGCAGTGGTCCACGGCAAGAACGCACCTGTCCCCGGCGACATCGTGCCGTGCCCGGGACGCGACCAGAAGGTCTTTCCAGGCGACTGGACCTCGATGATCGGGGTGAAGGACGAACTCGAAGCTCGGGGGATCAACGTGCCGCCGTCGACCGCGACGCGCTCGAGCCAGTCCAGGGTGCGGCACGCGATCGACGCGGTGCGCGCCATGCGGGAGGATGCCAACCCACTGCTCTTTCCCTCGTTGATATTCACCCTCGTGCTGATGTTCGGGGCGACGGCGATGGTGCGTTTCAGCTATGTGAATCCGCGGATGTCGTGGCTCGACGCCCTGTACTTCACCTCCGAGACCATCACCAGTGTCGGCTTCGGCGATTTCAGTTTCGCAGCGCAGTCCTCGGTGCTGCGGATATTTGCCATCGGGCTGATGTTCGGCGGTGTGATGATCACGGCGATACTGGTGGCGATCGTCGCCGACCTGCTGCTGTCGCGCCGCTTCGTCCACACCGCAGGCCTGAGGCGCGCGCGCCGGATGCGGGACCACATCGTGGTTGTCGGGATGGGTTCGACCGGAATCCGGGTCGTCAGAGAACTGACCGCGAATGGGTACGACGTGGTTGTCATCGAGCAAGACGAAAACAACCGATTCCTTTCCACCCTGGCCGACCTCGACGTGCCGGTGATCTTCGGAGACTCGACGATGCACCAGACGCTGCAATCCGCGCGCGTCGATCACTGCCGCGGAATCGCCGTCATGACCCAGGACGACATGGAGAACATCCGAACCGGCATCGTGTTGCTGGAGATCCTCGGGCCCGATACCAAGCAACCGATCGTGATGCGTGTTCAAGGGCGTGCGCTCAGCGCCGCGGTCAGTCAGCAGTTCGGCTTCGAAAACGTGCGCTCTATCGTCGATTTGGCGGCGCCGTGGTTCATCGGCGCCGCGATGGGCCTGAAGGTGCTGGGCACGTTCTGGGTCGGTCAGCGCTCCTTCATGGTCGGCGCGATGTTGGTGGCCGAGGGCAGTGAGCTCGACGGGCTGAAGATGGTCGACATGTCGACGCAAACCCGCGTCATCGCGATCACTCGCCCGGAGGGTGCGGTGAGCCTGCGGCCACGACGCAATTCCCAGTTGCGCGCCGGCGACACGGTTTATCTGATCGGCCCGTATCGCGAGCTGATCGCGACATTGCGTAAGGGTCAGCCGCCGCCGATCACCGCGATCAACGGTGATAGCGCGTTGGCGCTCGCGGCCGCGCGCGGCACACAGCGCCCGGAGGCGCGTCGGCCGCGGTGGGCGCCCGATCCCGTCGAGTGA
- the glnA gene encoding type I glutamate--ammonia ligase — protein sequence MSTPDDIFKLAKDEHIEYVDVRFCDLPGTMQHFTIPIYAFDETVFEEGLAFDGSSIRGFQSIHESDMLLLPDPETATIDPFRTAKTLIVNFSVHDPFTLELYSRDPRNVARKAENYLISSGIADTAYFGPEAEFYIFDSVSFDSRTNESFYKVDATSGWWNTGAETEPDGSPNLGHKVRPKGGYFPVAPADHYVDLRDVMLTHLTNAGFCLEKGHHEVGSGGQAEINYKFNTLLHAADDHQMFKYIVKQTAWQAGKSVTFMPKPLFGDNGSGMHSHQSLWKDGVPLFYDAAGYAGLSDMARHYIGGLLYHAPSLLAFTNPTVNSYKRLVPGYEAPINLVYSQRNRSACVRIPITGNNPKAKRLEFRCPDASGNPYLSFAAMMMAGLDGIKNKIEPPPPIDKDLYELPPEEAADIPQAPTQLSAVIDRLEEDHQYLTEGGVFTPDLIATWINYKRDYELAPYNLHPTPYEFALYYDV from the coding sequence GTGTCCACGCCCGACGACATCTTCAAACTCGCCAAAGACGAGCACATCGAGTACGTCGATGTCCGCTTCTGCGATCTGCCGGGCACAATGCAGCACTTCACCATTCCGATTTATGCCTTCGACGAGACCGTGTTCGAGGAAGGTCTGGCATTCGACGGCTCATCGATTCGCGGATTCCAGTCGATCCACGAATCCGACATGCTGCTGCTTCCCGATCCGGAAACCGCGACCATCGACCCGTTCCGCACTGCCAAAACGCTGATCGTGAATTTCTCCGTGCACGACCCCTTCACCCTCGAGTTGTACTCTCGCGATCCGCGCAATGTTGCCCGCAAAGCAGAGAATTACCTGATCAGCTCTGGCATCGCCGACACCGCTTATTTCGGCCCAGAAGCCGAGTTCTACATTTTCGATTCGGTCAGCTTCGACTCGCGCACCAATGAATCGTTCTACAAAGTGGACGCGACATCTGGGTGGTGGAACACCGGAGCGGAAACCGAGCCGGACGGCAGCCCCAACCTGGGCCACAAAGTCCGCCCGAAGGGCGGGTATTTCCCGGTAGCCCCCGCCGACCACTACGTCGACCTGCGTGACGTCATGCTCACCCACCTGACCAACGCGGGCTTCTGTCTGGAGAAAGGCCACCACGAGGTGGGCAGTGGCGGTCAGGCCGAGATCAACTACAAGTTCAACACGCTGCTGCACGCGGCCGACGACCACCAGATGTTCAAGTACATCGTCAAGCAGACCGCATGGCAGGCCGGCAAGTCCGTCACGTTCATGCCCAAACCGCTGTTCGGCGACAACGGCTCCGGCATGCACTCGCACCAATCACTATGGAAGGACGGCGTCCCGCTGTTCTACGACGCTGCGGGGTACGCCGGTCTGTCGGACATGGCGCGGCACTACATCGGCGGGCTGCTCTATCACGCCCCGTCGCTGCTGGCCTTCACCAATCCCACGGTCAACTCCTACAAGCGCCTGGTGCCCGGCTATGAAGCACCGATCAACCTGGTCTACAGCCAGCGCAATCGCTCGGCCTGCGTTCGCATCCCGATCACCGGCAACAACCCCAAGGCCAAGCGACTCGAATTCCGATGTCCCGACGCGTCGGGCAACCCCTACCTGTCATTCGCGGCGATGATGATGGCCGGCCTGGACGGCATCAAAAACAAGATCGAGCCGCCTCCCCCGATCGACAAAGACCTCTACGAGTTGCCGCCGGAAGAAGCCGCCGACATTCCGCAGGCTCCGACCCAGCTGTCCGCGGTGATCGACCGGCTGGAGGAAGACCACCAATACCTCACCGAGGGAGGCGTTTTCACGCCCGACCTGATCGCGACGTGGATCAACTACAAACGCGATTACGAGCTTGCGCCGTACAACCTGCATCCCACGCCGTACGAATTCGCCCTGTACTACGACGTGTGA
- a CDS encoding glycoside hydrolase: MSTNRSASSRGRWLAFGGALVVSAGMLYAQGTEPHCCVKKVAATAPIAAPAPSPQPAPAAVPVAGPPRIASAAEVQSLAADAPAAAQSFQFALPTGVAPESGLQVKTIWAARAISLLFPQIATIGGYRQDALRWHPSGLAIDVMIPDHTSPEGIELGDQIAGYALANAKRWGIDHVIWRQKIYPGIGKPSWTANMGNETANHYDHVHIATDGGGYPTGHEIYYIGSMTPTPPA, translated from the coding sequence GTGAGCACAAACCGGTCAGCCAGCAGCCGGGGTCGCTGGCTGGCGTTCGGTGGCGCGCTGGTCGTGTCGGCCGGCATGCTCTACGCCCAGGGCACCGAGCCACACTGCTGCGTCAAGAAGGTCGCGGCCACCGCGCCGATCGCTGCGCCCGCACCGAGCCCGCAACCCGCGCCTGCCGCCGTGCCGGTCGCGGGACCGCCACGGATTGCCAGTGCCGCCGAGGTGCAATCGTTGGCCGCCGACGCACCCGCCGCCGCCCAAAGCTTCCAATTCGCACTCCCCACCGGTGTCGCGCCGGAAAGTGGTCTGCAGGTCAAGACCATCTGGGCAGCCCGTGCCATCAGCCTGTTGTTCCCCCAGATCGCCACGATCGGCGGGTATCGCCAGGACGCGTTGCGGTGGCATCCCAGCGGGTTGGCGATCGACGTGATGATCCCGGACCACACCAGCCCTGAAGGCATCGAACTCGGCGATCAGATCGCCGGATACGCCCTGGCGAACGCCAAACGGTGGGGTATCGACCATGTGATCTGGCGGCAGAAGATCTATCCCGGAATCGGCAAGCCGAGTTGGACGGCCAACATGGGCAACGAAACCGCCAATCACTACGACCATGTCCACATAGCCACCGACGGCGGCGGCTATCCGACCGGTCACGAGATCTACTACATCGGATCGATGACGCCGACGCCGCCGGCCTGA
- a CDS encoding dsRBD fold-containing protein, translating to MHPSGPPTHTATPSTMHVSISESAGRTHTRVELAWAGRNLAETGVAYRHPSDYLNDHARQEMATARALSDLADQLAAHAAISRGAARLTVVR from the coding sequence ATGCATCCCAGCGGTCCCCCCACGCACACTGCGACGCCATCGACCATGCATGTCTCGATCAGCGAGAGTGCGGGGCGCACCCACACCAGAGTCGAGTTGGCTTGGGCCGGAAGGAATCTGGCTGAGACCGGGGTCGCCTATCGGCACCCGTCCGATTACCTCAATGACCATGCCCGCCAGGAAATGGCAACTGCGCGTGCGCTATCGGACCTTGCAGACCAGCTGGCGGCACACGCCGCAATCTCGCGAGGCGCCGCCCGCCTGACGGTCGTGCGCTGA